The sequence AAGGTCGCCCATTACGTACTCTACTGGAGGTGGATTGGCTCGGCAGCAACGTACGCACTTCTTCAGCGTGCTCCAAACTTGACTACGGCCGTCGATAGGCCAGTAAGATCTCCTTAGGGCATATAAGGTAGCTTGAGTTCCAGAGTGGAGATTTAGGAGGTGTTCATGCTTGATTATGAGTGCTGTAACTGAGGATTTGGGTAGAATGATTGGGTGTTTTTGAGTGAAGGGCATTGGTGAATGACTGAGTCGGCCTCCGACTCGCAATATCTCGTCCTTGTCCAGAAATGGATTGAGTCGTTGCAGCTTCCCCTTCACTGCAGCATTTCGATCTGTGCGGAGAGTACGTATTTCATCTGGAAAATAACAGAGTTGTAACAATTTGACCAATTTGTTATGCGCATCGGTTAAATCATGTGTGGTTAGAGGTCCCCCCCCCCGATCCTGTTTTTGCCTCCATCTGAGGCAACGAGCGGCAATTCTTATCAGCTTGGGCCAAGAAGAATATCTCTCCAGTAGACTGTGGTCAGGCGGAGTCACGGACAGACATGTTGCCTTCTTTTGCTCTGGTATTTCAACTAATGGTACTGGGTTCCACGACGGCCAGTATTTTTCAGGTTGTTGGAGCCATTCTGGTCCATGTTGCCAAATGGTAGATCGCAGGAAGTCTTGGGGTGATTGGCCTCGAGATATGAGATCGGCAGGGTTATCGGTAGTGGGAATGTGGCGCCAATCTGAGGTGTGAGTCTTTTGTTGAATCTCTGTCACACGATTGGCGACGAAGGTTTTCAGCGTGTGAGGTATTAATCCAGTGTAGAACGATTGTAGAATCAGTCCAGTAAACGGTCTGAGAAATGTTGCTTGGTAACGCTTGAAGGACTGTAGTGGCCAATGATGCGAGAAGAAGTGCTCCACTCAGTTCCAGCCTTGGAATGGTTTGTGATTTGAGTGGAGCCACCTTTGACCTTGCAGTGAGGAGTCGTGTCCAAACATGACCATCCGGAGCGATGGTGCGAAGGTAGACGCATGCCCCATACGCCCTTTCGCTGGCGTCGCAGAATCCGTGTAATTCGATTTCCGCTGCAGTCTTGATTATAGTTTTACGTGGAAACTTCACGTTATTTAGCAAAGGTAGCTGTGAATAATATTTGCTCCATTCTGTGTGTACGTCAGCCGGAAGAGATTCGTCCCAGTCAAGTTTTAAAATCCAAAGTCGTTGGAGCAACATCTTAGCGCGAACGATCACTGGTGCCAGTAATCCAAGAGGGTCGTAGATCTTGGCAATTTCGGAGCTGATTGTTCTCTTCGTAATTCGAGAGGCGGTAGGATTGATTTTGACGGAATATAGGATCGAATCGTCAAAGGAATTCCAAACAACACCCAGAGTTTTGAAAGTTTGCGATTCGCCTAGTAGCAGCTTATCGTTTATGTCCTGCTCGGAAAGTCCTCGTAGCAGTTCCCGGTCGTTCGCTGCCCATTTTCGGATGTTTAAGCCGGCTAGTTTAAGCAATTCTATGAGCTCCGTTCTCAGTATTTGTGCCTCGTTCTTTGTATCGGCTCCTGTGAGAACATCGTCGACGTAGAAGTCTCGCTGTAAGACCATCGCTGCTCGTGGGTATCGATGTCCCTCGTCGTCTGCCAGTTGTTTGAGGCACCGAATGGCTAGATAGGGGGCCGCTGACAGCCCGAATGTCACTGTGTTAAGTTGATAGATGTCCACTTCTCCGTCCGAGTTGCGCCACaagatttgttggaatttccgatcctctggacgcacaagaaattgtcgatacatcttttcgacatcgcctgtaatgacatactgatgaaaacgaaatcttaaaaggataagaaatatgtcgtcttgtagtttcggtcccgtatgaagtacgttgtttaatgaaactccggtggtggTTGGTGCAGATCCGTCAAACACAACTCGGAGTTTTGTAGTCTGGCTGGATTCTTTGATCACGCCGTGATGTGGCAGAAAATATCCGTCGTCCGTGCAGTGGTCCGTGGTGATCTTCGTCATATGTCCTAATTCCAAGTATTCTTGTATTACGGCGTGATAGTCGGCTTCGAATTGTTTGTCTCGTTGGAATCGACGGCAGAGGGAAGTGAGTCGCTTCATTGCCATGGCTTTCGAAGATCCAAGCGGAGGAGTTGTTTCGTTGAATGGGAGAGCGACAACGTATCGCCCTTCGTTATTGCGTTGAACGTGATTTCGAAAGTGCTCCTCGCACTGTCGTTCCGATTCCGAAATTCGTGCGGTGGGcggtccctcgtcgatttcccaaaaacgggcgaggtccgcctgtaaagccgtcgtggaggtgtgaaatgcgtatgctaatgattgtgaggttgggctccccccgatgaccCATCCGAATCTCGTCTTTTGCAGACGCAAGTCGGGCCCGTTTGCTTGACTGATATCAAGTTGGCCGACACAGAGTGATGCTAGTGTTGGTCCGGcgctcaacaatatttcgatcggaGCAGGTCTATGGAATCTTGGATCGGCTAATTGGAGATTCCTAGGTATCTGTATCGTTGAGCGATCTACGGGTTGGTTTGGGACCCAAGACGCGATAGTCGGTATGATCAGAAACGTCAAGTTGCGTTCGTATGTGCCGTCAATAGAGGTGATCGTGACCGTGATGTAGCGTTTCGAGGTCGTCGATAACGTGTTGAGtgctccgattgggaccgaacatttcTGTTGATTGAGTTTTAATGAGTTAACGAGCCTTTCGGTGATAAAGCTCATGCTAGAGCCGGTATCTAGCAGAGCTCTACAACGAACTggttgaatttcattattcaagaTGTTGACCTGCGCTGTGACTAACAAGTCGTGTTGCAATGGTTCAAAAGGGAGTGGGGTCGATGAGTCCgtatttttagaaaatctaCTAAATGCGTATATGGCGGCAATTTCTTGTCCGGTAGGGTATGTTGCCATTCGCGAACAACGGCTGAGGGTAACTTCGACGTGACAAGCTTTATGAGAATGGCGTTTGACGTGACTGGGTCCCCGAGTCTTTCTAACGCTTGGAGATGTACTTTGACTGTCTCGATAAGATCGTCTATAGCTTCGGgtgtttctttagttattttGGGATAGTCGAAAAGCAAATCCCAGTGACGCATGCAGATCTGACGGTGGCAGTCGAATTTTTCCCTAAGAGCGTCCATGGCGATTGCGTAATTTGCGTCGGTGATGGGTAATGACTGTATGCTTCGCGCGGCCCAGCCAGTCAGGGCTGTTCGGAGATGATGAAATTTCTGAACCGgtgctaaattttcatttctatctatcGCTGATGAGAAGGCATCGTGAAACGACTGCCAATCTTCGAAGGCGCCATCAAATGTAGGTATGCGAACCTCCGGTAGTTTgagcgacgcggactcgcggccgacggctgattcgccgcttgtcgactgtgacggcgtacttcgtcgtgtattgattaattgtttggctactcggcgttgcagcctttcgtattcttccgctagctcactgccgcgcgcgatctctccctcgtctaaagttacgatctggtgttgtaatgcacggatttccttctcgaaggtttctagacgttctttaatttgaagcaagtcgatctcgtccggacagcctgattgttcgaTGTCTTCcagtttttttgcgaggcgtgtaaactgggcgctacagtagccccggcgacgacgcaagttggcgagctcgtctccggttgccattgttttttatgtaattgatagtGAAATCGTTtggacttacttctgttggcgattgtccacctTGCGGTAGGAGgatgtgtggttgcgtttcaaccaccgaattatacctcttcaaaTGTGCCGACCCTtaacgttactgacctcgctggggtggtaacgcttccgctgctggttgtattggattcacgtggcactgtattgtAGTGGGTGTCTCTGGCGTGCACTCTTCACTTGACACTGAaaccggctcgaaggaccatgtaaaaatcgagctatcgcggggagacgcggtcgttagaatacgcgtcaacgagagtcgtaaattcccgttacgattagaataatcgacaccacgaatagttcgatccccgtatttcggttaggataatcggggtggttgatgcggtataacactgagagtcacagaattataataatgtatatttccaacaattagtctacacgattgaaaagatatcaacaattaacaaccttatcgcacgcagataatatagatgtatacaatatagagcaaggctcttacaattgagcttaatctcttggtggacgtagcacgatatgatacttaatagaataagcgaatgtttggctcaatgtgtaacgttcgatgcgtcacaaggaactgatcgactttggatgatttctttgtctcatctttaagacgacccccactatacttaggtcacgccaccgttcgcgcctatgatcacgtatgtctgttcttgcgtggaaaacgtaacggaccaaattcgacgtttcgagaactcgctgcttggcgacagctatgcgctcgtcgatacattgtatgtgatccggcggtcagataagacgatctgactgagacattgtagggccgcgagtgacggttagaaaatacagcctgtgttaagcctcgtggcgtaacaattACATTGCTGTATATTTGTACAAGacttttaataacaaataaattagtATTCTCAAAATTTATCGCTATTTAAAACCTGCAATATAGTATATTTTTAGCGTATGATTAATGTAAATAAACTGTTGTTTATATTAACCATCGATCTAAAACTATCGATTATCTGACTTCAATTCAAGTTTCAATGAAACTGGCCCACCTTGATCTTTTAAGTTGATAGAAAAATTCTATTGTATGTATCATCTGTATTGTGTGATACATATGAAATCGTATATTTGAGAGatactaatatatataatgtgatATATTGATGTGTTTCATCATTGGAATTTTTGTcacatatattaatatataattaaaaaattattgcataactataaaaTTACAGATGTTTAAAATAAGCTTGAACATATTATAGAGTgatataatttaaacaaaaatgaatATAAAGTACATAAAAGTACGTAAGTAATATAGAGTTCATCGAAATATAAAGTACAAGTTATATGTCTGCATTAATTTTTTCATGAATACTACGGACATTGAAAATATGCGTATAAGCAATTCTCTTAGGTGATAggtttttttaaaataaagacCATAGCAAAGGATAATTGacaataattaaaatgaaatctttgaacattatatatatatatatatatacacacacattcaaagatttatataataagatatGTATACTAATAAATACGCaattattgaattcaatttttaaaaacacATAGTATTTGTTCGTATAATTAGTTATTTTCGATGAAGTATAagacaaatttttaatcatAGTATAATTAGAagcaacaattaaaaaattgttagtaCTACTATGAACGATTTTATTGCATCAACCATAATACTGTGATAAAAATTAACTTTAagttaatgaataaaataaattaacagaATTTTGCAACTATTTCGACTAGTGTCATATGTAGTAAAACAAAATGGtgaaattataaacaaaatccATCAGTCGCGGTATAAAGCGAACAGAATCCTTCGTTCTCAAACATCAAAACCAAAATTAAGAATCAATACCTTTTTGTTTCAAAGCAAGAAGTTTAATTTATAGCAGAGAATGATCGATACGGCTGACTTCTGATTATCCTAACTTATAAATCCTATAATTCAATAGCGCCTATAACATCTTACAAGCGAATGATTTTCCAGTTATCGGCAAGGAATCACTTTAGTAAATTGCATGGCGGAATCCAACGAGAAAATATGCGAAATTTCCcctatcttcttctttttctcttgtgATGGAAAGATGGAAGAGATAAGATAGAAGAGTAAGATAATGATACGTGTATTTAATGATTCAATTAGCAAGCTTCGTAACAACATCGACATTTACTGAGCATTAATTCATGGTCGACGGTTTAAGAAACGGTATTACCTACTGGCGATCATTAGTCCTAAACAGTGGATGATTATAGcgcatgaaaatatatattatatatttacatatctaTTTTTTTATACTAGCTTATTTATATTCTTAGTTTATTTTCAATAGAACTGTCTTAGTTTTAGAACTAT comes from Bombus terrestris chromosome 7, iyBomTerr1.2, whole genome shotgun sequence and encodes:
- the LOC125385392 gene encoding uncharacterized protein LOC125385392, translated to MATYPTGQEIAAIYAFSRFSKNTDSSTPLPFEPLQHDLLVTAQKCSVPIGALNTLSTTSKRYITVTITSIDGTYERNLTFLIIPTIASWVPNQPVDRSTIQIPRNLQLADPRFHRPAPIEILLSAGPTLASLCVGQLDISQANGPDLRLQKTRFGWVIGGSPTSQSLAYAFHTSTTALQADLARFWEIDEGPPTARISESERQCEEHFRNHVQRNNEGRYVVALPFNETTPPLGSSKAMAMKRLTSLCRRFQRDKQFEADYHAVIQEYLELGHMTKITTDHCTDDGYFLPHHGVIKESSQTTKLRVVFDGSAPTTTGVSLNNVLHTGPKLQDDIFLILLRFRFHQYVITGDVEKMYRQFLVRPEDRKFQQILWRNSDGEVDIYQLNTVTFGLSAAPYLAIRCLKQLADDEGHRYPRAAMVLQRDFYVDDVLTGADTKNEAQILRTELIELLKLAGLNIRKWAANDRELLRGLSEQDINDKLLLGESQTFKTLGVVWNSFDDSILYSVKINPTASRITKRTISSEIAKIYDPLGLLAPVIVRAKMLLQRLWILKLDWDESLPADVHTEWSKYYSQLPLLNNVKFPRKTIIKTAAEIELHGFCDASERAYGACVYLRTIAPDGHVWTRLLTARSKVAPLKSQTIPRLELSGALLLASLATTVLQALPSNISQTVYWTDSTIVLHWINTSHAENLRRQSCDRDSTKDSHLRLAPHSHYR